GGCGTTGTCGTTGGATGCACCGCCAGCTTCGTTGAATTGATCTTGTGCGGCGTTTTTCCCTTTACCGCGACCATTCCCTTTGCCGGTGCTGTTCGCGTTGCGTGCGCCTTGTGTAGGTCCCTGTACCATTTTTTTTCTCGCTTTCCTGCGGGTTTCCAGCCCGGTGTGATCCGGGTATGGGTACCGTTTTTATGTGAAGAAGGTCAATAAATGCAAGAAATTACTGGGCCAGTTCCCCGGTAATCGATGTTGCGGTTGCGTCATTGACCCGAACTTGGGCGATTTGGCCGAAATATTGGGCCGGGGCCATGACGTGCATGGGCTGGTTCCATGGGGTTCGGCCATAAAGCTGGCCGTCCTTGCGGCCACGCCCGTCGAACAGCACGGGAACGGTCTGGCCGATCATGGCGGTGTTAAATTCGCGTTGCTGCTCCATCAACAAGGCCTGCAGGCGTTGCAGCCGTTCATCCATAATGGCGTCGTGGACCAACCCCTGCATATTCGCCGCCGGGGTGCCCGGGCGGGCGGAGTATTTAAAGCTGTAGGCCGACATGTAACGCACATCGCGGACCAATTGCATCGTGGCTTCGAAATCGGCCTCTGTCTCGCCGGGGAAGCCGACGATGAAGTCGGATGAGAACGCAATGTCCGGTCGGGCCGCGCGCAGCTTGGCAATAATTTCGCGGTAATGATCCGCCGTGTGCTTGCGGTTCATGCTTTTCAAAATCGCATCCGACCCGCTTTGTACCGGTAGGTGCATGAACGGCATCAGGGCGGGCACGTCGCGGTGTGCATCGATCAAATCCTGATCCACGTCGCGCGGGTGGGATGTCATGTAGCGAATACGTTCCACGCCATCAATGTCACCCAGCGCTTGAATCAAACGGCCCAGTGACCATGTTGATCCATCGGCGGCTTCGCCGTGATAGGCGTTGACGTTCTGGCCCAGCAACGTGATGTCCTTGACCCCGCGATCACGCAGCGTTTTGGCTTCATCCAGAATTTTCTCTGCCGGGCGGGAATATTCCGCACCGCGTGTATAGGGCACGACGCAGAAGGTGCAGAATTTGTCGCACCCTTCCTGAATGGATACAAAAGCCGACGGGCCGTCCTGCGTCACATGGTCGACGGGCAGGGAGTCGAATTTGGATTCAACCGGGAAGTCGGTGTTGACCACGCGTTCGCCCAGCGCCCGTACAACCATTTCCGGCAATTCGTGATAGGTCTGCGGTCCAAAAACCAGATCGACATAGGGCGCGCGATCCATGATCAATTCGCCTTCGGCCTGGGCCACGCATCCGGCGACGGCGACCAGTGTTTTCTTGCCGGATTTGGCGCGCTCGTCCTTGTGGTCGCGCATACGACCCAGATCGGAGAAGACCTTGTCGGTCGCTTTTTCACGGATATGACAGGTGTTCAAAATGACCATATCGGCGTCATCCGGCGTATCCACCGCGCGGTAGCCCAGCGGGTGCAGGATGTCGGCCATCCGGTGGCTGTCATAGACATTCATCTGACAGCCCCAGGTTTTGATAAACAGTTTTTTTGTCGCGTTTTCGGTCATGGCGGGGTTTTAACCATGAAAGCGGCGGGGAGGCAAGGTTCTCCCCTATTCTTTATTTACGTAATGTTAAGGACTGGGCCGTAGACTGTGGGGGAGTTTACATCTGGGGGCGGCATTGGGAAGTTTATCCAGCTATGCAAAAGACTGTTTCAAAGGGGGGGCTGTTCAGGCCGTCTTTGAAAACCCCGGCTCGGTCCGTCAGGGGCCCGTCGTCAATGATGCGGCGTCCGTCAAGACCGTCCAGACCATGCTGAACGACACGGTTGGCGCTGTGCGGGCCGATGGCATGTGGGGCACGGGGACCAGCACCGCTTTTTACCAGAAAATGACCAGCATTCAGGAACAAAACGGCTTGCCCGCCACCGGTCAATATGACGTGGCGACGGCTCAGGCCATGCGCGACAGCGGCATGGTGAAAGAAGCCGACGCACTAGACAAGATGCAGCAAAACGGTGTTTTGCAACGGGTTTATAATCCCAAACTGGCGCAGATGGTGGGGAACTGCACCATGCCGGTCGTCGCGGAGCCGGATGTGGCGGCAAAGGCCCAGCAAAACAATACGCCGGAACATGCGTCAGGGACCACGATGGACGCGCTGAAAGGCGCGGTCAGGAATATTCAGGGTGCCATGGGCATGACCCAGACGGGCGATCTGGACATTGAAACACAACGGTCGATCGAGGGACGTATCCGCAACGCCCAGCAACAGGCCGGATTGCCGCAAACCGGGCAATATAATGAACAAACCGCCATCGCCATGCGGGCGTCGCCGGAGCATAGTGCGCTGGCCACAGCGTTTGACGACGCCAAGGTGGCCTTGGCTGGGGGCGTGTCGAACCCGGCGGCCACGGACGCGTTGCCGGGCAAATCGGAACATACGGTGGTCAAAGGTGGAATTGAGACTGCACCGCTGAAACCATCGTTCTTTGAAGCTGTCACCAACTTCGGATCACAGGCGCTGGATGTCCTGCGCGGCACGCCGACACAGT
The window above is part of the Micavibrio aeruginosavorus ARL-13 genome. Proteins encoded here:
- the miaB gene encoding tRNA (N6-isopentenyl adenosine(37)-C2)-methylthiotransferase MiaB, whose translation is MTENATKKLFIKTWGCQMNVYDSHRMADILHPLGYRAVDTPDDADMVILNTCHIREKATDKVFSDLGRMRDHKDERAKSGKKTLVAVAGCVAQAEGELIMDRAPYVDLVFGPQTYHELPEMVVRALGERVVNTDFPVESKFDSLPVDHVTQDGPSAFVSIQEGCDKFCTFCVVPYTRGAEYSRPAEKILDEAKTLRDRGVKDITLLGQNVNAYHGEAADGSTWSLGRLIQALGDIDGVERIRYMTSHPRDVDQDLIDAHRDVPALMPFMHLPVQSGSDAILKSMNRKHTADHYREIIAKLRAARPDIAFSSDFIVGFPGETEADFEATMQLVRDVRYMSAYSFKYSARPGTPAANMQGLVHDAIMDERLQRLQALLMEQQREFNTAMIGQTVPVLFDGRGRKDGQLYGRTPWNQPMHVMAPAQYFGQIAQVRVNDATATSITGELAQ
- a CDS encoding peptidoglycan-binding domain-containing protein, yielding MGSLSSYAKDCFKGGAVQAVFENPGSVRQGPVVNDAASVKTVQTMLNDTVGAVRADGMWGTGTSTAFYQKMTSIQEQNGLPATGQYDVATAQAMRDSGMVKEADALDKMQQNGVLQRVYNPKLAQMVGNCTMPVVAEPDVAAKAQQNNTPEHASGTTMDALKGAVRNIQGAMGMTQTGDLDIETQRSIEGRIRNAQQQAGLPQTGQYNEQTAIAMRASPEHSALATAFDDAKVALAGGVSNPAATDALPGKSEHTVVKGGIETAPLKPSFFEAVTNFGSQALDVLRGTPTQSVENAGPAQEQRQSMPMMMP